The following are encoded in a window of Plectropomus leopardus isolate mb chromosome 23, YSFRI_Pleo_2.0, whole genome shotgun sequence genomic DNA:
- the sepsecs gene encoding O-phosphoseryl-tRNA(Sec) selenium transferase — protein sequence MNSENFSLSEKIVSPSYIRQGSQARRSHEQLIRHLLEQGKCPEEGWSESTIELFLNELAVMDSNNFLGNCGVGEREGRVASSLVARRHYRLIHGIGRSGDIAAIQPKAAGSSLLNKLTNSVVLDILKLSGVRSVASCFVVPMATGMSLTLCFLTLRHRRPKARYIIWPRIDQKSCFKAMITAGFEPVVVENVLEGDELRTDLEAVEHKIEELGAENILCVHSTTSCFAPRVPDRLEELAAVCAKHNIPHIVNNAYGVQSSKCMHLIQQGARVGRIDAFVQSLDKNFMVPVGGAIIAGFDESFIQEISKMYPGRASASPSLDVLITLLTLGASGYKKLLLERKEIYLFLAQELKSLASAHRERLLHTPHNPISLAMSLDGLQAESDKAVTQLGSMLFTRQVSGARVIPLGKEQTISGHTFRGFMSHSEAYPCPYLNAASAVGITREDVTLCIKRLDKCLKTLKKERDAAKSSSPALPSCEEDTAGE from the exons ATGAACAGTGAAAACTTCAGCCTGAGTGAGAAGATCGTGTCGCCGTCCTACATCCGACAGGGGAGCCAGGCCCGTCGCAGCCATGAGCAGCTCATCAGACACTTACTGGAGCAG ggtAAGTGTCCAGAGGAGGGATGGAGTGAGAGCACCATAGAGCTCTTCCTGAACGAGCTGGCGGTGATGGACAGCAATAACTTTCTCGGTAACTGCGGTGTAGGAGAGAGGGAAGGCCGTGTGGCATCCAGCCTGGTGGCGAGACGACATTACAG GTTGATCCATGGTATAGGACGGTCAGGTGACATCGCTGCTATTCAGCCCAAAGCTGCAGGATCCAGTCTGCTCAACAAACTGACCAACTCAGTTGTGTTGGACATCTTAAAGCTCTCAG GTGTCCGGAGCGTGGCGAGCTGCTTTGTCGTTCCCATGGCAACAGGAATGAGCTTGACTTTGTGCTTTCTAACCCTTCGTCATCGTAGACCCAAGGCTCGCTACATCATTTGGCCTCGCATTGACCAGAAGTCCTGTTTCAAAGCCATGATCACAGCAG GCTTTGAGCCGGTGGTGGTGGAGAATGTTCTTGAAGGTGATGAATTGCGGACAGACTTGGAGGCAGTTGAACACAAGATCGAAGAGCTCGGAGCTGAGAACATCTTGTGTGTTCATTCAACGACGTCCTGCTTTGCCCCGCGGGTCCCTGACAG GCTTGAGGAACTGGCTGCTGTGTGTGCCAAGCATAACATTCCCCACATAGTTAACAACGCATACGGAGTACAGTCGTCCAAATGCATGCACCTTATACAACAG GGGGCTCGTGTTGGAAGAATTGACGCCTTTGTGCAGAGCTTGGACAAGAACTTCATGGTTCCAGTAGGTGGCGCCATTATCGCAGGTTTTGATGAATCCTTCATACAGGAGATAAGCAAGATGTACCCAG GTCGAGCATCGGCCTCACCTTCCCTTGACGTCCTCATTACTCTTCTCACTCTGGGAGCCAGCGGCTACAAGAAACTCCTGTTGGAAAGAAAG GAGATTTATTTGTTCCTGGCTCAGGAGCTGAAGAGTCTAGCCTCTGCACACAGGGAGAGATTACTTCACACCCCACATAACCCCATTTCACTGG CCATGTCTCTGGATGGTCTCCAGGCTGAAAGCGACAAAGCAGTGACTCAGCTTGGCTCTATGTTGTTCACCCGGCAAGTGTCAGGAGCCAG GGTAATACCATTGGGCAAGGAGCAGACTATAAGCGGGCACACGTTCCGCGGCTTTATGTCGCACTCTGAGGCATACCCCTGTCCTTATCTTAATGCTGCTTCAGCTGTAGGTATCACTCGGGAAGATGTGACGCTGTGCATCAAAAGACTTGACAAGTGCCTGAAGACCCTGAAGAAAGAGCGTGATGCAGCGAAAAGTAGTTCCCCAGCACTTCCATCGTGCGAGGAGGATACAGCTGGGGAATGA